The Carassius gibelio isolate Cgi1373 ecotype wild population from Czech Republic chromosome B14, carGib1.2-hapl.c, whole genome shotgun sequence genome has a segment encoding these proteins:
- the LOC127971981 gene encoding NEDD4-binding protein 3-A: MAAVQALSLNQDPSKSICVGYPASTLASGRCIMGSVGSLIEKPDVSPTKSNRAVPQVQGRQSHGLLKKGFNQRELLNYLNITKKEAKGSKHLISGTSSIKREHRREDHDVYTKVYHRDGKEVDLGKNSLPIGGKFDKPRFRPSAFKPVTPKNFSSMQNLYPFKSEKVESGLTNGMHPSYAKAASKSLSTSSSSSSPSRPGASVSKGVLAAARGFSQEEENTSDSGHNSMNSLPPYRPPFRPHLGQISASMGHINHIGSLDRNSLGSKGAASMATDASCQSMATLNRLQCYGSEAPPPYELSHSLEDVVKDLEDRLQEKEHELLQMRRNLDESEDAIAQVFEEKQRLWEKEVTELKHLYNAKLRQVSQQSQRSQRNLQLQLYKAQQERNRLQEELDSVRLECQTLRSQNPAAQSQSINPQLEETQWEVCQKSGEISLLKQQFRDSQAEVTQKLSEIFLLKTQLHEARNQIRSKDSQIDMLQMALQGARRKCPMPAFEEHRAEAGETGGAGATEERLRAELLLERRQNEAQASAFETERSTWQNEKEKVIRYQKELQASYLEMYHKNEALERELAMLRGGRARVEEVGSGGGDEGGALQEAKLPTGLPWIERIESSEI; encoded by the exons ATGGCAGCAGTCCAGGCCCTGTCCTTGAACCAGGACCCCAGCAAAAGCATCTGTGTCGGTTATCCAGCGTCCACTTTGGCATCAGGCCGCTGCATCATGGGAAGTGTAGGCAGCCTAATCGAGAAACCAGACGTGTCACCAACCAAGAGCAACAGAGCAGTTCCACAAGTGCAAGGACGTCAGAGCCACGGCCTGCTCAAGAAGGGTTTCAACCAGAGAGAGCTGCTTAACTATCTGAACATCACCAAGAAGGAAGCAAAGGGCAGCAAGCACCTCATCTCTGGGACCTCCTCTATCAAGAGAGAGCACAGGAGAGAGGACCACGACGTCTACACTAAGGTCTACCACAGGGATGGAAAGGAGGTCGATTTGGGAAAGAACTCACTTCCCATAGGTGGCAAGTTTGACAAG CCACGATTCAGGCCTTCCGCCTTTAAACCGGTCACCCCAAAAAACTTCAGTTCAATGCAGAACCTCTACCCCTTCAAGTCAGAGAAGGTAGAGAGCGGCTTAACCAACGGCATGCATCCATCCTATGCCAAAGCAGCGTCCAAATCGCTGTCCACCTCTTCCTCGTCCTCCTCCCCTTCACGGCCAGGCGCGAGTGTCAGCAAAGGCGTGCTAGCAGCAGCCCGGGGCTTCAGCCAGGAAGAGGAGAACACGTCCGACTCGGGGCACAATTCCATGAACAGCCTGCCACCTTATCGGCCGCCGTTCCGCCCACACTTGGGACAAATCAGTGCCTCTATGGGTCACATCAACCACATCGGCTCACTAGATCGCAACTCGCTGGGCTCCAAGGGAGCTGCTTCCATGGCCACAGACGCGTCCTGTCAGAGTATGGCTACGCTGAACCGCCTGCAGTGCTATGGAAGCGAGGCACCTCCACCCTACGAGCTGTCGCACTCTCTGGAGGACGTGGTGAAGGACCTGGAGGACCGTCTGCAGGAAAAAGAGCATGAGCTACTTCAGATGAGGAGGAACCTGGATGAGAGCGAAGATGCTATTGCACAG GTTTTTGAAGAGAAGCAGCGGCTGTGGGAGAAGGAAGTGACAGAACTGAAACACCTGTACAATGCCAAACTGCGGCAGGTATCCCAGCAGTCCCAGCGTTCACAACGAAACCTGCAGCTGCAACTGTACAAGGCACAGCAGGAACGCAACCGGCTGCAGGAGGAGCTGGACTCTGTCAGGCTGGAGTGCCAGACCCTGAGAAGTCAAAACCCCGCGGCACAAAGCCAAAGCATTAATCCCCAGCTGGAAGAGACCCAATGGGAG GTTTGCCAAAAGTCTGGAGAAATCTCTTTACTGAAGCAACAGTTTCGGGACTCTCAGGCAGAGGTTACACAGAAGCTGAGTGAAATCTTCCTCTTAAAGACTCAACTGCATGAGGCACGCAATCAGATCCGGAGCAAGGATAGTCAGATCGACATGCTACAGATGGCTCTACAGGGCGCCCGGCGGAAATGCCCCATGCCTGCTTTCGAGGAGCATCGAGCAGAGGCAGGTGAGACCGGAGGAGCCGGTGCTACGGAGGAGCGTCTCAGAGCTGAACTGCTGCTTGAAAGGCGGCAGAATGAGGCGCAGGCGTCAGCTTTTGAAACTGAGAGGAGCACGTGGCAGAATGAGAAAGAGAAGGTGATACGCTACCAGAAGGAACTGCAGGCCAGCTACCTGGAGATGTACCACAAGAATGAGGCCTTAGAGAGAGAACTGGCAATGCTGAGAGGGGGCAGGGCAAGAGTTGAAGAGGTGGGGTCAGGGGGCGGAGATGAGGGCGGGGCTTTACAAGAAGCAAAGCTGCCCACTGGTCTGCCCTGGATAGAGAGGATTGAGTCCTCGGAAATTTGA